The following are encoded in a window of Heliangelus exortis chromosome 9, bHelExo1.hap1, whole genome shotgun sequence genomic DNA:
- the RFC4 gene encoding replication factor C subunit 4 isoform X1 gives MQAFLKGPSSISTKPPAAKEKGAAGSSGEGKKLKPIPWVEKYRPKNVDEVAFQDEVVAVLKKSLEGADLPNLLFYGPPGTGKTSTILAAARELYGPELCRQRVLELNASDERGIQVIREKVKAFAQLTASGSRSDGKPCPPFKIVILDEADSMTSAAQAALRRTMEKESKTTRFCLICNYISRIIEPLTSRCSKFRFKPLSDKIQQQRLLDVSEKEHVKISSEAVSYLVKVSEGDLRKAITFLQSATRLMGGKEITEKIVTEIAGVIPKETTDELLSVCQSGSFEKLETLAKNLINEGYAVAQLVNQLHDIVVESSNFSDKQKSVIVEKLAEVDKCLADGADEYLQLVSLCSVVMQQLTQNT, from the exons ATGCAGGCTTTCCTCAAAGGCCCGTCTTCCATCAGCACCAAGCCCCCTGCTGCCAAGGAAAAAGGCGCAGCTGGGAGCAGCGGGGAGGGCAAGAAGCTCAAACCCATCCCCTGGGTGGAAAAATA TCGCCCTAAAAACGTGGATGAAGTTGCCTTCCAGGATGAAGTTGTTGCTGTGCTGAAAAAGTCCTTGGAAGGTGCTGAT CTTCCCAATCTGTTGTTCTATGGCCCACCTGGAACTGGAAAGACTTCCACTATTTTAGCAGCTGCTAGAGAGCTCTATGG GCCTGAATTATGCCGACAAAGAGTCCTTGAGTTAAATGCTTCTGATGAGCGTGGAATACAAGTGATTCGGGAAAAAGTGAAGGCTTTTGCTCAGTTAACTGCATCTGGAAGCCGTTCAGA tggtAAACCTTGTCCTCCTTTTAAAATTGTAATCCTGGATGAAGCAGACTCAATGActtctgcagcccaggcagCCTTAAGACGCACGATGGAAAAAGAATCTAAAACAACACGTTTCTGCCTTATTTGTAACTACATCAGCAG aataattGAACCTTTAACATCTCGATGCTCCAAATTCCGCTTCAAGCCTTTGTCAGATAAAATCCAACAGCAGAGACTACTGGATGTTTCTGAGAAGGAACATGTGAAAATCAGTAGTGAG GCAGTATCTTACCTTGTTAAAGTGTCAGAAGGGGACTTAAGGAAAGCAATTACTTTTCTGCAAAGTGCAACTCGCCTGATGGGTGGGAAGGAGATCACAGAGAAGATAGTCACTGAAATTGCCGGG GTCATCCCTAAAGAAACAACTGATGAACTGCTCTCTGTCTGCCAGAGTGGTTCCTTCGAGAAACTGGAAACACTGGCAAAG AATCTCATAAATGAAGGGTATGCTGTTGCCCAGCTGGTAAACCAGCTGCATGATATTGTTGTTGAGAGCAGCAATTTCAGTGACAAGCAGAAATCTGTCATAGTGGAGAAACTTGCG gAAGTAGACAAATGCTTGGCAGATGGTGCTGATGAATACTTGCAGTTGGTGAGTCTCTGTTCCGTCGTGATGCAGCAGCTCACTCAGAACACTTAA
- the RFC4 gene encoding replication factor C subunit 4 isoform X3, whose translation MQAFLKGPSSISTKPPAAKEKGAAGSSGEGKKLKPIPWVEKYRPKNVDEVAFQDEVVAVLKKSLEGADLPNLLFYGPPGTGKTSTILAAARELYGPELCRQRVLELNASDERGIQVIREKVKAFAQLTASGSRSDGKPCPPFKIVILDEADSMTSAAQAALRRTMEKESKTTRFCLICNYISRIIEPLTSRCSKFRFKPLSDKIQQQRLLDVSEKEHVKISSEAVSYLVKVSEGDLRKAITFLQSATRLMGGKEITEKIVTEIAGVIPKETTDELLSVCQSGSFEKLETLAKKRFSLKNGQFLI comes from the exons ATGCAGGCTTTCCTCAAAGGCCCGTCTTCCATCAGCACCAAGCCCCCTGCTGCCAAGGAAAAAGGCGCAGCTGGGAGCAGCGGGGAGGGCAAGAAGCTCAAACCCATCCCCTGGGTGGAAAAATA TCGCCCTAAAAACGTGGATGAAGTTGCCTTCCAGGATGAAGTTGTTGCTGTGCTGAAAAAGTCCTTGGAAGGTGCTGAT CTTCCCAATCTGTTGTTCTATGGCCCACCTGGAACTGGAAAGACTTCCACTATTTTAGCAGCTGCTAGAGAGCTCTATGG GCCTGAATTATGCCGACAAAGAGTCCTTGAGTTAAATGCTTCTGATGAGCGTGGAATACAAGTGATTCGGGAAAAAGTGAAGGCTTTTGCTCAGTTAACTGCATCTGGAAGCCGTTCAGA tggtAAACCTTGTCCTCCTTTTAAAATTGTAATCCTGGATGAAGCAGACTCAATGActtctgcagcccaggcagCCTTAAGACGCACGATGGAAAAAGAATCTAAAACAACACGTTTCTGCCTTATTTGTAACTACATCAGCAG aataattGAACCTTTAACATCTCGATGCTCCAAATTCCGCTTCAAGCCTTTGTCAGATAAAATCCAACAGCAGAGACTACTGGATGTTTCTGAGAAGGAACATGTGAAAATCAGTAGTGAG GCAGTATCTTACCTTGTTAAAGTGTCAGAAGGGGACTTAAGGAAAGCAATTACTTTTCTGCAAAGTGCAACTCGCCTGATGGGTGGGAAGGAGATCACAGAGAAGATAGTCACTGAAATTGCCGGG GTCATCCCTAAAGAAACAACTGATGAACTGCTCTCTGTCTGCCAGAGTGGTTCCTTCGAGAAACTGGAAACACTGGCAAAG AAAAGGTTCTCTCTGAAGAATGGACAATTCCTAATATAG
- the RFC4 gene encoding replication factor C subunit 4 isoform X2, whose protein sequence is MQAFLKGPSSISTKPPAAKEKGAAGSSGEGKKLKPIPWVEKYRPKNVDEVAFQDEVVAVLKKSLEGADLPNLLFYGPPGTGKTSTILAAARELYGPELCRQRVLELNASDERGIQVIREKVKAFAQLTASGSRSDGKPCPPFKIVILDEADSMTSAAQAALRRTMEKESKTTRFCLICNYISRIIEPLTSRCSKFRFKPLSDKIQQQRLLDVSEKEHVKISSEAVSYLVKVSEGDLRKAITFLQSATRLMGGKEITEKIVTEIAGVIPKETTDELLSVCQSGSFEKLETLAKNIWPQVSWDAHFRKNVFYQLVL, encoded by the exons ATGCAGGCTTTCCTCAAAGGCCCGTCTTCCATCAGCACCAAGCCCCCTGCTGCCAAGGAAAAAGGCGCAGCTGGGAGCAGCGGGGAGGGCAAGAAGCTCAAACCCATCCCCTGGGTGGAAAAATA TCGCCCTAAAAACGTGGATGAAGTTGCCTTCCAGGATGAAGTTGTTGCTGTGCTGAAAAAGTCCTTGGAAGGTGCTGAT CTTCCCAATCTGTTGTTCTATGGCCCACCTGGAACTGGAAAGACTTCCACTATTTTAGCAGCTGCTAGAGAGCTCTATGG GCCTGAATTATGCCGACAAAGAGTCCTTGAGTTAAATGCTTCTGATGAGCGTGGAATACAAGTGATTCGGGAAAAAGTGAAGGCTTTTGCTCAGTTAACTGCATCTGGAAGCCGTTCAGA tggtAAACCTTGTCCTCCTTTTAAAATTGTAATCCTGGATGAAGCAGACTCAATGActtctgcagcccaggcagCCTTAAGACGCACGATGGAAAAAGAATCTAAAACAACACGTTTCTGCCTTATTTGTAACTACATCAGCAG aataattGAACCTTTAACATCTCGATGCTCCAAATTCCGCTTCAAGCCTTTGTCAGATAAAATCCAACAGCAGAGACTACTGGATGTTTCTGAGAAGGAACATGTGAAAATCAGTAGTGAG GCAGTATCTTACCTTGTTAAAGTGTCAGAAGGGGACTTAAGGAAAGCAATTACTTTTCTGCAAAGTGCAACTCGCCTGATGGGTGGGAAGGAGATCACAGAGAAGATAGTCACTGAAATTGCCGGG GTCATCCCTAAAGAAACAACTGATGAACTGCTCTCTGTCTGCCAGAGTGGTTCCTTCGAGAAACTGGAAACACTGGCAAAG AACATTTGGCCTCAGGTCAGCTGGGATGCACATTTCAGGAAGAATGTCTTTTACCAATTAGTACTCTGA